Sequence from the Equus caballus isolate H_3958 breed thoroughbred chromosome 6, TB-T2T, whole genome shotgun sequence genome:
TAGGGATGGGGCCCCGGAATCTGCATTTTCTGAAGACCTCGGGTGGTCCTGTTGCACATCCACAGTTGAGAACTACTGAGAGGGTTGGGAGAGGAGGGACGGGTTGAGCTAAGGAGTCTGTGGGAGTCCAgccccaaggccacagagcctTGGAGGGGCCTCGGAGGGGCctcagaggtgggggaggagttGGGGACAAGGAGGCAATGATGCTGGGAAGCTTGGGTGTgagcagaggggacagcagggagGTTTCACACAAGGGTGCGCCTTTCCTCTGAGCTAGCTGCAGTTCCCATGGcagctctctgcctctcctcttgCAGCCGTGAAGCTGGAGGGCTGGGTCAGGCGCTGAGGGCTGGCTGTGAGGCAGCGGGTGAGGAGGGCCCCAGGGGGGATCTGCTGGGTCCTTAGATGGCAGGCTCAGAGAGTAGAGACCTATCTGCTCTCATGGGGAACAGGAGGCGGAAGAGTGCCTTCCTCAGGCTGTCCTTTCCTCCTCAAGCCTGTGCTCAGCCCTCCGAAGGTCTGTTCATGCAGCGCCTCAAAACACTGACGGTGCTGCTCTTTCCCTAGAGCCAGACATGGCTGGAGGCAGCCTGCCCCTGGCTCCCCAAGGACTCTGTCCCTGGAGACAGGCCCAGAGAGCACTCCATCCCATCCTCCCACATGAGCCCAAGACATAGGACCTTCCCAGGTGGGGCCAGAGCAGAGCCAGCACGGACCAGCGGGTTACGGCAATAGGGAAACAAGCTGACTGTCCAGGAGAAAACGCCTTTGTTTGCTGCCTGACCTATCGAGCTCCAATGTCTACCCTCTGTGACTCTGTGAGGGAAATGGGGTGGGATTGTGTTTTAGAAATATAACCTACCCCTCCCCACTGGACAGCTAGACCTACAGTGGCCATGGCCACAGGGGAGGGATGAGACAGCAGAAGCCCAGTCTTGCCTTTGGGATTTCAAACGCCTGACCCTCAAGGTGGGTGGCAAGAACTCAGGACACATACAGTGGATTTGGAAGAATATATGATGGCTTAGAGAAAAAGGCCCCCTCTTTCCCGACTGGGTAAAGATTCCAGAGgctggtggggttgggggagctAAGACAGTGTAGACATTTCTGGGGTCCCTGAGAAGGGAGCTGTGTCTGAAGGGAGGCGGGAATATGACAAAAACCCTAGATAGGTTTGGAGATGGTAAGGGCCCCATGTTTCCTGGGTAGAGGCTGGGAAAACCCTGAGGTGCAGAATAGGACAGGCCACCTGCTATCCATCTCAGCAGACGGGACAGTCCCACAGAGCTTCCTGCAGCCCAGAGGGGTGCAGGGCCAGGAGCTAGAATGCCCTCACGCCCCAGGGGCGGGCAGGCCCAAAGAGGCTTCTTGTGAGGGAGGGAGCTCCTAGCGGAGGTCACGCCCACCAATGACCAAGTGACAATCACATGGGAGCAGGGATGTTTTAGCAGGTGCTGGCAAGGACAGATGACGCTGACTGAGGAACAAAGCCTTACACTACTTCAAGCCTGCCCCCCTCACCGAACTTAACCCAAGGAAAAGTGGGAGGGGAACCCCAAACTGACAGATTAATCTCTGCCACCTGATGAAATAAGGTTCATATTCAGCATTGGAAAACTAAAGTTATGTTTCTTATAGATTAGAGTCTGTGAACTGAGTTGTACCTATGATGTAAGTGActaattcatattttctttatggtcttgttataaataaaagatgaaaaaaattttggTGGAACAATACTCTATGAGGAAATGAAAGGCACTGCAGCGTTCGTCAACGAGAGCTTTTCCTTCGTGTCTTTGAATTCAGAAAGCACAGGGATCTTGCCACAAGCTTAGGTCAAACGACTGTACTGTTTTCTGAGTGAAACTTGTAAAAATCTAAGTTCGTGGgctgttctttttgttttctccatcGTACATCCTCAGTGATCAGAATCCAGACCATGCCTGTGGACTGAGAACACTGTTTGCCAGCGAGAGCTAAGGATGAGAATGGAGGGGGACGCCCACTCCAACAGGCAGCTCCAGAAATAACTGCTGTTCCGTGGTGACCCCCAGCAGCCTTGAAATGACAGTGCTGGGAGAGTAGGAGGGCAGTGGCGAAGTTGTGGGGGACCACTAGGGTTGTTTCCATGGGGGAAGAATAGCTGGGACTGCCAGGAGCTGGGCGCATGAGCAGCAGGTAGTCGAGAAGCCAAGGAACCCGGAGTCCCTGACTAACCCACTGGCTGAGGGCTCACTGCCCCACTCGGCCAGTCAGGACCCAGGTTTCGGGAAAGCGATGTGGGTGGGCGTGGAGCAGTCGGCCCTGGGGTAATGCCAGTGCCTCTGGCTCAGGGACCTCCAGGCTGACAGCTGCTCTTAATTTCATCATCCCATGGTGCACTGGGCCTTCCCGAGGGCTTCTGGGAGCACGGGCAGGGCAAGGGCAGTTAGGGAGGGCTGGAGAAGCCTGTgcggaggagagaagggaagacgTGACTCAGTGGGGAGGGGAGCTACCATTCTAGTAGGGGAACCTCAGTCTTGCCATCCATTGCCACATAGGTGGAATCTGTGCCCCCACCCTTCTGCAAACCCCGGGCAAACTTGCTACCAGAGAAGAGTCTGGGATCATGTCAAATTTACCCAGATGAGGACTTAGATGGAAATTGCCTCTTTTCAGCCTTAGTTCTTACTGAGCATGGAAATTCCATTTGACAAAGCTTTATTAAGTTGCTTCCTTCCAGGGGAATTCCAAGCAGGCAAGAGGCAGGTCAATCTCCCCAGAGCACCTAAGTCACGTCGCTGCCCTGGCCTTCATTCCAGCCCCTGTCCACCCCTCTCATGAGGGCCTCCAGGACCTCAGCTGAGAATGGGACAAAGCGGTGGCCCCACAGGGAGTCCTGACACTTGTTTCCATGGGGCTGCTCAGCTATGAGCTGGGCCACTCCTGTCCTCAGGGTGTCCCAATCTGAGACCTGGGAGCCCAGAAAAATCGAGGGGCTGATGCTGAGGCCAGTAGCCCAGGGCAGAGCCTACCTGAACCAGAGCCGAACCagcagatgggggtggggggacaggaaGGCCGGGTGCCTGGCTCCCTGCGTTGGCTTCTGGATGTGGTAGGTGGCTGGGAGTGAGGACTCCGACTTCCTCAGGCACCGAGAGCATCGATGCCAGCAGGGCTGAGCACCAGTGCCTGAAGGATGTCAGAGAGGGACACCACGCCCAGGAGGTGCTGGGTCTCGTCCACCAGCACCAGCCGGTGTACCTGTGGGGTCACAGAGGGTCAGTGATGGGGCAGAGCCATGCGGCTATGGCAGCCAACGAGCCAAGAATCAGAGGCAACAATTCGACATAACTGGGGGAGCAAGGAAGCATCTCCTAGAAACCAGTTAGGGGTGTCTTGAGACTGCTCTGGGGTGATCAGCTGGTGTGGCCCTTGGCATGAGGGCTCCACGGTCAGGACCAGTTGCAGACCACTGTGGACACCAAGAGCTTGGCCATCAAGTGGGAGGGCGGGACAGGTGCCCCGTGTCCAGGGACAGCTGCGGTGGCTCAGGGCTGGGCCATCCGTGCTGGGAGCTGTAAGAAGGGCACAGAGTACCTGCTCTCGGGCAATCCGGTCGATGACCTCCCCCAGGCTTTCGTGGGGCTGGCAGGAAAGGACTCCCTCCAGACACACCGTCCTCTGCCTCAGTGCTTCTCCCACGCTCACGTCCAGGTGGTTGTAGGTTTGCTGGGCAGCCAggtgctggggcagggagggaagtgCCGCCCTTAGTCACCCCCTCGGCCAGGCTCCAGCCCCACAGATACCTCTCCCTGTACACTTGCAAGGTCCCCCTGGTCCACAGAAATACTGCCCATTGATCCTCACACCCACAGCCTCCCTGTGGCACCCCCAGATCCTCGTGTTCCCCACAGACACTTACGATCACATCAAAGCGAGAGTAGAGGCCCACGACCTGTcctgtggggagggtggggaggcgAGAGAAGGGCAGGGAAGGGTTCAGATCAGAAGCAGGATGTCGTGCAAGGGCCCGGGGCAGGCTTTTGGAATGAGCtcttccacctccaccaccaccccccacccccgccctgtcTGCTGGCTTTATAATGAGGCCTCAGGCTGCCACCACCAGGACCCATGGATCAAAGTTAGCAACACAGCGAGAGAGACAGCGCGACATCATGCCTCCTGATGTGACACGGTGAGTATGCCACGTCACCCATGAAATACCCTAGCCTCAGATGTATAGCCTGCGTCTGATCCAGCCTTGAGGTCTAATTTCTGGTTTCCaggaaacaggaagagaggaacaAGGTAAAGCCACCTGTGACAAATCTGGAGGTGAGACAGCCCGTAGGACACCTAACCCCAGCTTCCATCTCCTCAATGTCGGGAAAATTAAGCAAGGGGGGAAATTGTTGAGATTAAAAGAGGCTTAAGAGAAGCATATAAAAAACATGACCCTTCGTTAGATCCTGGTTTGAACAAATGAACTGTGAAAAAAGATATTCTTGGGAGAAAGTAGGGAAATGAGAATAAGGATTAGATATTGATaacattaataaattatttatagttTTGTCAGGTGGTATGGGAAATACACTTATTTTAAGAGATGCAGACTGAAGTGTAAGGGGTGAAATGACTGTAATTTACTTTAAACTacttcagcaaaaaaaccccaaaaactggTTATAGTAATATATTAACAGTAGTTAATCCAGGCAATGGAAATGTGGGgttcattacatattttatatatatgtatattatacattttCCTACCATTTTCATCCATTTGAAGtttcttataataaaaaatagattacAAAACTTCTTGGTATCTAGCTTCGTGGTGGCGATTTTAACTCTGGAATAGTTTACAACCACAGTTCAGCCAAAGAAATTATCTTATAGGCCCTCTCGCCCTGTTTCACAGCAAGAAATTGAAGTCTAGCTGGGTCCCATGGCCCATTTTAGGGTGAATTAAAATTAGAATCCTCATCTGCTGTTTCCTCTCGCCATGGTCGTTTTATTGCACACAGTCCTTTTAAATAACCCTGTGAAGTCAGAGGATGCGTGTTGTTAAgatccccatttcacaaatgaggaaactgaggcacagggaggctaTGTAGCTGGTCCAAGGTTCCAAGCAGGCAGAGACTTCTAGCCCTGAGTCTACCCCGGGCCCCAAGCTGATGCCACATAGACCCCTGCTCCCCACCGCCCCACCCCAGCCAGAGCCCCCGTCCTGGGTGCGAGTACCCTCTTCATTGACCACAGGCAGCGCAGAGACGCGCCGGTCCACAAAGATGTCCAGTGCGGTCAGGAGGGGCGCTGTTTCCAGTACCACGGCCAAGTCTCGGAATGTGCCGATGCCCAAATCCTGGATGGTGCgggaaaggaaggagggctggggcagcagggTGCCCTGCTTGGGTGGGGGACAGGCGGCATCAGGGGGGAGCAGCCCCCAGAGGGGTCCCAGctgctccctccccaacccccaacccctaGGTCCGAAACTTCTTGGCCCTTCATGTTGCCCTCCGAGGCTGCGCCCAGGCTCACAAAGATGTGCAGGAACTTGAGCAGCCGCTTGtgtgtgaggatgtggaggacgGCGCCCGAGACCGGGTCCAGGACTGGCAGGCGGTGGATCCGGTTCTTGATGAGGGTGTAGACGGCTTCGAACAGGCTATGGAGGTGGGAGCAATGAGACTGGGGCAGCCTGGGGAAAGATGCCCTCCATCCCAGCCCCCTAGGAAGGAGAACAGGATGCCAAGGCTGCCTGGTCTCCAAGGATGAGGTGGTGAGCTCGGAACTGAAGGGCTGGGGAAGGGACTGTGCTGGTGGGCGGCTGGGGGTGTCTACCTGTCGCTGGGAGAGATGGAGACCAGAGGCTTGAAGCAGCCTTGAAGATAGATCTCTGCAGGAAAAGCTGAGTCAGCCCAAGGGAGCTGGCCACCCCGCCTCACCTGGCAGCCCCCAGACTGTCCCACCTCCCTCAGGCTCCCTGGGCTCCCTCTCACCCTTCCCCTGCTTCCTCTAGGCTTTCCCCATGCTCACCCACACACCCTCCGTCCCTTTCCAGGTCCCCTCTGCCTGCTCACCCCTCCAGGTCTCAATCTTATGTTCTTCAATCTCATAGATCTGGACCTAGAAGCATCGACAGGACTCCAGAAATCAGATGTGGGCCCCTCTGGCAACAGGCTCCATGAACCCCGCCCCTCTGTCCCAGCTGAGATGGGTGCCCCCAGGACTCCCAGCCCACTCCTCACCAGGGGAGACCTGTAATAGCGATGCAGCACCAGGATGAAGTCCGTGATGGTCAGCATCCCTGcggggttgggagggggagggacaggGCGTCAGCCTGAGGGCCAGACCCTGCCAGTGTCCTAGCTCTGAGCCAAGAGTGGGAACtgtggaaagaggagagaagggctgCCCTCCCATGCGTGAGAAATGGGGTTCTCCTTTGCACACTTCCTCTgtaatttctctccttccccacctttCCCATCCTCctaatttcttcctctccctttcctctttttctacctAGCACCTACGACATGGGACCACGGGGTAGTACAGCTGGTCACAGCTCTTCCACAGATGGGGTTTCCCAGCTGGCCACCACCAGATGGGAATCGAACATTCCCCTACTCTGGCTCCTGAATTGGCTCAGCCTGAGGGTCTGCTCAAGCCTGCGGGGCATCAGAGCTCGGCCCCAGAACCGTCTCACAGGgtccctcctttcccttcccccccacctccacctccccagcccttccTCACCCACAAAGCTCTGCTTCTTGCTGTCCCACAGAGGTGCCGCCCGGACGCCGTTGGCCACCAGGGCAAAGAAGGCCTTCTTGATCTGAGGGCCAGGGAGAACAGCGGAGGGTGAGTCTGTCACGGCCCCTCAGTGGTACCCTGTCCCACCCAGCGTCCTTCCATGGGGACTTCCTGGAGTCCTCGACATGAGCGTGCCTACCTTTCTCATCTCATGGCACCCTCTAGACATGATCCTTGTCATGCACATTTGCGACAGAAATGAGGCTGCTGGGGGCCAGAGGCACTGAGCTGACCCCCTCCAGCAGGCACACCAGGGTGTGGGAAACTAACTCAGTATTCCCACTCGGAAGTCATGTGTATACAATACAGACACAACACCGTAGTTCTTGCTAATCTAAGTACTAGAGGTAtaattattcacatttttgttgttgttaatgccaTGGAGTCGATTCCGTCTCCTAGCGACCTTGTGTCcggcagagtggaaccctgcctggtctttttgcgccaccCTCTCACCTGGCACTCTATCAGACAgtgttctgctgctattcacggggttttcatggccaagtcttttcagaagtgggtgggaAGGTTCTTCTTCCctgtctgtcttagtctggaagctccactgaaacctgtccaccatgggtagCCCTGATgatatttgaaatcctggtggcatagctttcagcatcacggcaaTATGCAGCCGTCACAAGGTGACAgccgacagatgggtggtatggttccctgaccagaaatgaacccgggccacagCAATGAgagcgccgaatcttaaccactagaccaccagggctggcaatTATTTACGTAATATTTACAAAATCTTTTTCCCTTACATTGACTCATTTTAGCCTCATCCTAAGCAATACTATCTATCCATGCTGGTTGTATTTTtctaatacatattaaaatatgtattagagCTCCAAAAAGAAATCATTTGTTCATATGCCACTACCGTCAAATCTTGCCCTGTGGACGATACATAGGCCatgctttgggaaacactgctctGCCATACATGATAAGAACGGAATCAGACATTTCGTAGCTCAGCCTAATGGAAGAGCAGGGACCAGAGATCATCCTGTTTTTCTCTTACCCAGAGTCCCAAGCTCCTTGGCCTAAGTCACCCTGCAACATCTTCCATGTATTCAGGGCTTCACAAAGTGCTCCCACTTATCCTGGGTTGTCCCAGGAGTCTTCTGAAACTTGTAGGGCAAAGCAGGCATTCCTATCCCCATTTTTGAGATGAGAGAAGTAAAGTAACCCACCCAAGATGCTACACacactaagtggcagagctgcagtGACAATGAGGGGGTGCTCACAGAGAATAGAAGCCCTCCCCACACTGGTATCCATGACGCTAAGGAGGAGTCCTGGAAGGGTCTTGCAGGGAGCCTGGCCTGGCAGGGCGTCCTGGAGGGTGTGAGTGGTGGCTGCAGGGCTGTGAGGATGGAGATGGGGTGGAGCGGCGGCCTCACCTCCAGTGTGGTGTCGAAGATGACCAGCTTGGAGCTGGTTGCCATGGCATCATAGCAGGTGTGCTCCTGCATGAAGTGCATGTAGACTTGGGCCCCTGGCTTCTGCAGCTCGTCgtcccagcccagcctgggtaAGAGGGCCCGCGGGGACGGGTACCGGGCAGGCGTCTCTTCCACCAGGCCGAGCTCACACCCCCAGCCTGCTGTGGCTGAGAACTCTATGCCCAGGTCCAGATCATCTGTGCTGGAGCCAGTGGATGAGGATGCACAGTCACTGGGGAGGATGCCCCTTTCTGGTGGTGGAGTGTCTACCCCGGCCAAGGGAGCAGCTTGGGCCAAGGGTGTGGCCTCGGGGAATGTGGCCTCCAGCCCGGTGGATTCAGCAGCCGGCCTGGATTGGGGACCTGTTCGGGAGGAGAGGACAGTAACTCCATCTTCCAAATAACTCTCTCATCTACTGTCTTGGTTCATCTTCACAGCAGCCTTGGTAACCTGGATGCTGCGGCCTCCATTTTGCAGCTGAGTCTCAGAGAGTCACACAAGATAGTGGCTCTGTCCCATCTGTCTGAGTTGGCCATGCTGGGTCCCTGGCTCTGCAAGGCAGTTGACCTTTCCCACATGGGGAGACTGAACCTCAAGTCCACAAGATGCGGGTTGGGTCCGACTCTGTATGGAGGGACCCTGGCCCCAAGCTCCTGCTGCCCCTGCTCCCATCTCCCCAGAACTGGCCTTGGTCTTACCTTCCTCCGGGCCTGACAGCTCCTCTGCCTCCACAGCCTTTTGCTTTGTCCAACTCAAGGCCTCGGGCCCCTGTGTTCCATGGCTTCTTTCTGAACTGGCGGTCATGGCTGGTGATGGCCATGAAATGCTATCTCCTTGCTCTAAGAAGCTCATCTCTGGAAGGGGGAATGGGGCCTGTTTGGTTAATAGGGAGTGACACAACAAAATCAATTAAagtgttattaataataataattaatatttgcaAGCTTCCAAAGGTTTTTTCTCCAACATAATTCTCATTCAAACCTCATAGTGATCTTACAAGGGAGGCattattatcatccctattttgtTATCGAGGGACCTGAGGTCGgagagattaagaaatttgcCACAAATTACACAGCTAGTAGGTGATAAAGCCAGGACTAGGGTCCAAGTCTTCAGACTCTAGAgctcccctctcttctcctgaaagaggaaggaggaggcgaggaggaagaagaaacaaagaaggaaaggagaggaagacaaaagGCAGGTTCATGGAGTAGGGGAGATTGGGGGCCCAGAGAAGGGGGACAAAGGAAGTGGGAGAGGAGCTGGGCCTATGAGGAGGAGGCAGCCCCACTTACCTTGATGCTCGGGTCCCCCCAGGTCGCTCCAGGATGGGGTCTGTGGGGAGACGAATGTCTGAAGGGGTGAGGAAAATACCTTCCACTCCCAAACCACAGGTCCTTCTCTCCCCAccgtgcaaacacacacacacacccccacacacatgcatatatacacacccCCCCATAAACACAcccacacccatacacacaccccacaaacacacataaacatacacaGCCATACACAAACACTTACACACTCAGAAACACAGATTCAACCATTAACAGACACATGCAGAACTGTAGACACTCACTTAaagaatatacacacacaggcactcacACGTTCACATACGCAGAGAAAATCCAGAccaaactcacacacacacgcatgcttTCACATGGCCTGATGTGCTCTTGATCTGCTGGCCTCGGCTACCCGGCTCTGGCCCCCTGGGACCCCGTACCCTGCATAGTGCGTGCTCCAGCTCGGGCTCCATGCAGCCAACCGGATCCACAGAGAGCAAGTGTGCGACACTGTGGCTGGGCAGCACTATTCTTGGCCCTGCCCCTGGCACCCTGCCCTTCCCGGATCGGTTTCTCTCTGATTGAGTGTCAGACAGCGGGAGGGAGGGTCCAGCCACTCAGCTGCTCCAGACCAGCagtggggggcagggtggggtgggaaggggcGCACCTGGCATCTCCATGCCTGGTCCCAGGCTGCCTGCTGGGTCTCTTGGGAAAAGTGAGAAGGACCCTGCTGTGGGGGAGGCGGCTTGGAGCTTCGCgagggccctggggtgggagcaggagCCTCTCAGGGTCCTGGGTTCCTTCTCCGAGGGCTTCTCATCTCCGTCAGGTGCCACAGGAGCCAAAGCGGAGGCAGACCGAGCTTCGGAGGTTCACTTTCTTCCCTACCAACTTCAGTTGTGGGTGGCGCTGGagttagaaagggcgagttgcaGCCAACTAGGAGAGTGAGGAGATGGGGCGTGTGGGTGGTCCTGGGACAGTGGCCAGTGTGTGTCCAGATGTCCCCATTTCAGTCCCAGAAGCATGTCCCTCTCTCTGGTGGAGGAGTTGGGGTGGGATGGTCCAGGCAGGTGGGCAACTGTGAGGGTCACCTTGAAGGTGTGCGGTGGGCTCGAGGCTCGGGGCCTGCACTTGTCCACAAAGATCCACCCGTTTCCACCTGTGGTTTGGAGGCAGGTCCAGGTGTGCAGGAGCCGCAGTTTCCCCACCCCGCGGTGCGTGCCGTCCCAATATCTGCTGGTGCCAACAGGATCCCAGGCCGGCTCCGGAGGCTGCCCACCCCCCTTCCCTGGCATTCTTGGGGCCTGAGTCAGTGTCCAAATCAGGAATGCTGCTGACCCAGCTGCTCCAgctcccctctctctgcccctcccttcctctcctccttccagccTCTTCCATCTCAGGCTCTGGCCCTGGAGTGGACACTCAGTAATGAATTACTGGATTTCTCACTGAatttattgaacatattttcCATCATCCTCAGAGCCCTTGTCCTGTCtctggggagggtgggaaggaatTCAGCTTTGCCCTGTGTATCTTGGCTAGTGCGTGGGTGAATGCAGCCCTCCTTCCACAGCATCCCTGTGGCCTGTTCCTGCCTGGTCCCAGATGATGGGCCTTCTAAGGCACAGCTCATGGGACAGTTCAAAGGTGGAAAGATCAAGTGAATCATCCCGGAGACAGGCAATGCGTCAGGCCTGGGAAGCCCCCACCGCCAGACACAGAACAGACTCAGCTCACACGATGGCCTTTCCTGAGACGCTCAGTTCTCCCCTCCCCGCCCAGACATGTTCCACCTGCAGGGCCAGCAGCGGGGGCTCCTCTTtcagaaagccttccctgattgtGTCACCCTCACTGCATGCATCTCA
This genomic interval carries:
- the PRKAG3 gene encoding 5'-AMP-activated protein kinase subunit gamma-3 isoform X1 gives rise to the protein MEPELEHALCRTPSWSDLGGPEHQEMSFLEQGDSISWPSPAMTASSERSHGTQGPEALSWTKQKAVEAEELSGPEEGPQSRPAAESTGLEATFPEATPLAQAAPLAGVDTPPPERGILPSDCASSSTGSSTDDLDLGIEFSATAGWGCELGLVEETPARYPSPRALLPRLGWDDELQKPGAQVYMHFMQEHTCYDAMATSSKLVIFDTTLEIKKAFFALVANGVRAAPLWDSKKQSFVGMLTITDFILVLHRYYRSPLVQIYEIEEHKIETWREIYLQGCFKPLVSISPSDSLFEAVYTLIKNRIHRLPVLDPVSGAVLHILTHKRLLKFLHIFQGTLLPQPSFLSRTIQDLGIGTFRDLAVVLETAPLLTALDIFVDRRVSALPVVNEEGQVVGLYSRFDVIHLAAQQTYNHLDVSVGEALRQRTVCLEGVLSCQPHESLGEVIDRIAREQVHRLVLVDETQHLLGVVSLSDILQALVLSPAGIDALGA
- the PRKAG3 gene encoding 5'-AMP-activated protein kinase subunit gamma-3 isoform X4, producing MRVCTPSWSDLGGPEHQEMSFLEQGDSISWPSPAMTASSERSHGTQGPEALSWTKQKAVEAEELSGPEEGPQSRPAAESTGLEATFPEATPLAQAAPLAGVDTPPPERGILPSDCASSSTGSSTDDLDLGIEFSATAGWGCELGLVEETPARYPSPRALLPRLGWDDELQKPGAQVYMHFMQEHTCYDAMATSSKLVIFDTTLEIKKAFFALVANGVRAAPLWDSKKQSFVGMLTITDFILVLHRYYRSPLVQIYEIEEHKIETWREIYLQGCFKPLVSISPSDSLFEAVYTLIKNRIHRLPVLDPVSGAVLHILTHKRLLKFLHIFGTLLPQPSFLSRTIQDLGIGTFRDLAVVLETAPLLTALDIFVDRRVSALPVVNEEGQVVGLYSRFDVIHLAAQQTYNHLDVSVGEALRQRTVCLEGVLSCQPHESLGEVIDRIAREQVHRLVLVDETQHLLGVVSLSDILQALVLSPAGIDALGA
- the PRKAG3 gene encoding 5'-AMP-activated protein kinase subunit gamma-3 isoform X3, translated to MRVCTPSWSDLGGPEHQEMSFLEQGDSISWPSPAMTASSERSHGTQGPEALSWTKQKAVEAEELSGPEEGPQSRPAAESTGLEATFPEATPLAQAAPLAGVDTPPPERGILPSDCASSSTGSSTDDLDLGIEFSATAGWGCELGLVEETPARYPSPRALLPRLGWDDELQKPGAQVYMHFMQEHTCYDAMATSSKLVIFDTTLEIKKAFFALVANGVRAAPLWDSKKQSFVGMLTITDFILVLHRYYRSPLVQIYEIEEHKIETWREIYLQGCFKPLVSISPSDSLFEAVYTLIKNRIHRLPVLDPVSGAVLHILTHKRLLKFLHIFQGTLLPQPSFLSRTIQDLGIGTFRDLAVVLETAPLLTALDIFVDRRVSALPVVNEEGQVVGLYSRFDVIHLAAQQTYNHLDVSVGEALRQRTVCLEGVLSCQPHESLGEVIDRIAREQVHRLVLVDETQHLLGVVSLSDILQALVLSPAGIDALGA
- the PRKAG3 gene encoding 5'-AMP-activated protein kinase subunit gamma-3 isoform X9 — encoded protein: MSFLEQGDSISWPSPAMTASSERSHGTQGPEALSWTKQKAVEAEELSGPEEGPQSRPAAESTGLEATFPEATPLAQAAPLAGVDTPPPERGILPSDCASSSTGSSTDDLDLGIEFSATAGWGCELGLVEETPARYPSPRALLPRLGWDDELQKPGAQVYMHFMQEHTCYDAMATSSKLVIFDTTLEIKKAFFALVANGVRAAPLWDSKKQSFVGMLTITDFILVLHRYYRSPLVQIYEIEEHKIETWREIYLQGCFKPLVSISPSDSLFEAVYTLIKNRIHRLPVLDPVSGAVLHILTHKRLLKFLHIFDLGIGTFRDLAVVLETAPLLTALDIFVDRRVSALPVVNEEGQVVGLYSRFDVIHLAAQQTYNHLDVSVGEALRQRTVCLEGVLSCQPHESLGEVIDRIAREQVHRLVLVDETQHLLGVVSLSDILQALVLSPAGIDALGA
- the PRKAG3 gene encoding 5'-AMP-activated protein kinase subunit gamma-3 isoform X8 encodes the protein MSFLEQGDSISWPSPAMTASSERSHGTQGPEALSWTKQKAVEAEELSGPEEGPQSRPAAESTGLEATFPEATPLAQAAPLAGVDTPPPERGILPSDCASSSTGSSTDDLDLGIEFSATAGWGCELGLVEETPARYPSPRALLPRLGWDDELQKPGAQVYMHFMQEHTCYDAMATSSKLVIFDTTLEIKKAFFALVANGVRAAPLWDSKKQSFVGMLTITDFILVLHRYYRSPLVQIYEIEEHKIETWREIYLQGCFKPLVSISPSDSLFEAVYTLIKNRIHRLPVLDPVSGAVLHILTHKRLLKFLHIFGTLLPQPSFLSRTIQDLGIGTFRDLAVVLETAPLLTALDIFVDRRVSALPVVNEEGQVVGLYSRFDVIHLAAQQTYNHLDVSVGEALRQRTVCLEGVLSCQPHESLGEVIDRIAREQVHRLVLVDETQHLLGVVSLSDILQALVLSPAGIDALGA
- the PRKAG3 gene encoding 5'-AMP-activated protein kinase subunit gamma-3 isoform X2, producing the protein MEPELEHALCRTPSWSDLGGPEHQEMSFLEQGDSISWPSPAMTASSERSHGTQGPEALSWTKQKAVEAEELSGPEEGPQSRPAAESTGLEATFPEATPLAQAAPLAGVDTPPPERGILPSDCASSSTGSSTDDLDLGIEFSATAGWGCELGLVEETPARYPSPRALLPRLGWDDELQKPGAQVYMHFMQEHTCYDAMATSSKLVIFDTTLEIKKAFFALVANGVRAAPLWDSKKQSFVGMLTITDFILVLHRYYRSPLVQIYEIEEHKIETWREIYLQGCFKPLVSISPSDSLFEAVYTLIKNRIHRLPVLDPVSGAVLHILTHKRLLKFLHIFGTLLPQPSFLSRTIQDLGIGTFRDLAVVLETAPLLTALDIFVDRRVSALPVVNEEGQVVGLYSRFDVIHLAAQQTYNHLDVSVGEALRQRTVCLEGVLSCQPHESLGEVIDRIAREQVHRLVLVDETQHLLGVVSLSDILQALVLSPAGIDALGA
- the PRKAG3 gene encoding 5'-AMP-activated protein kinase subunit gamma-3 isoform X7, yielding MSFLEQGDSISWPSPAMTASSERSHGTQGPEALSWTKQKAVEAEELSGPEEGPQSRPAAESTGLEATFPEATPLAQAAPLAGVDTPPPERGILPSDCASSSTGSSTDDLDLGIEFSATAGWGCELGLVEETPARYPSPRALLPRLGWDDELQKPGAQVYMHFMQEHTCYDAMATSSKLVIFDTTLEIKKAFFALVANGVRAAPLWDSKKQSFVGMLTITDFILVLHRYYRSPLVQIYEIEEHKIETWREIYLQGCFKPLVSISPSDSLFEAVYTLIKNRIHRLPVLDPVSGAVLHILTHKRLLKFLHIFQGTLLPQPSFLSRTIQDLGIGTFRDLAVVLETAPLLTALDIFVDRRVSALPVVNEEGQVVGLYSRFDVIHLAAQQTYNHLDVSVGEALRQRTVCLEGVLSCQPHESLGEVIDRIAREQVHRLVLVDETQHLLGVVSLSDILQALVLSPAGIDALGA